The Cervus canadensis isolate Bull #8, Minnesota chromosome X, ASM1932006v1, whole genome shotgun sequence genome contains the following window.
TCTGGAAGCCTGGGGTCCTCTGCTGGTATTCAGAAAATGTTCTGTGTGTGATAGCGGGGGGATGGTGATCTTTCCATCTGATTTCTCCACCATCTTGAATCTGGATCTGCAAGAGATTATTGATTTAAGAATATAGTAGAACAGCTAAGGCACAGTAGAAACAGGGATAAGCCTCTTaggaaaaggaagacatttaAAAGAAACCATGTATACACTTCccagaagactcttcagagtcccttggattgcaaggagaccaaaccagtcaatcctaaaggaaatctgtcctgaatattcattggaaggactgatgttgaagctgaaattccaatactttggccacctgatgtgaagagctagctcattggaaaagaccctgatgctggggaagattgaaggcaggaggagaaggggatgacagaggatgagatggttggatggcatcactgactcaatggacatgggtatgggtgaactcggggagttggtgatggacagggaatccgggcatgctgcagtccatagggtcgcgaagagtcagatacgactgagcgactgaactgaaatgactgatacacttcccaatttcaaaacttactgcaCTAATCAAAAGAGTATGCTAATGACATAAAGACAGATATACAAACCAATAAAATAGAATTGGGAGGTCAGAAAtaaagcactgctgctgctgctaaggtgcgtcagtcgtgtccgactctgtgcgaccccacagatggcagcccaccaggctcctctgtccctgggattctccaggcaagaacactggagtgaggtgccatttccttctcctaaagcACTGCATATATGACCAAATGATTTTCCAAAATGGTGCAAGGACCTCCTCCAAAATGGAGGAAGGGCATTTTTCCAGCAAataatgttgggaaaactggatgtatgtgtgcgtgctcagtcatttcagtcttgtccgactctgagactccatggactgaagcccaccaggctcctctgtccatagggttatccaggcaagaatactagagtgggttgccatgccctcctctaggggatcttcctgacccagggatcaaactggcatctcctgaatctccagcattgcaggcagattctttacccactgtgcTACCTGTGAAGCTCAGGAAAACTGGTTGTCcacatggaaaataataaaattggatCCCTAgacaatatatgaaaattaagtttgatcaaagacctaaatgtaagaagtaaaattataacattttcagaagaaaatacaggGAAAATCTGTATGATATTGgatttgaaaatgatttcttgaacatgacaccaaaagcataggcaagaaaagaaaaatggacaaattatactacattaaaattttttagccTGACGAGCTGGCCGGCCGGCCTGGTTCCCCTCCCCGGCCCTGACGGGCGGGCGGGCTGCCCTGAGGAGGCGGGCAGGGGAAGGCTGGGTCGGCCGGCCGGCAGACAACGATGCCGAACTTCTGCGCGGCCCCCAACTGCACGCGGAAGAGCATGCAGTCGGACCTGGCCTTCTTCAGGTTTCCGCGGGATCCGGCCAGATGCCAGAAGTGGGTGGAGAACTGTAGGAGGGCAGACTTAGAAGATAAAACACCTGATCAGCTGAACAAACATTATCGCCTGTGTGCTAAACACTTTGAGACCTCTAAGATCTGCAGAACTAGTCCTTACAGGACAGTTCTCCGAGATAATGCCATACCAACAATATTCGATCTTACCAGTCATTTGAATAATCCACATAGTagacacagaaaatgaataaaagaattgaGTGAAGATGAAATCAGGacactgaaacagaaaaaaaatgatgaaacttCTGAACaggaaccaaaacataaaaaagtaaacaacAGCAATGCTCAGAATCCCAGTGCAGAAGAAGGGGGTGAAGAGCAGGATGAAGACATTTTACCTTTAACTcttgaagagaaggaaaacaaagaatatttaaaatctttatttgaaattttgattcttatgggaaaacaaaaaatagctCTGGATGGACATGAAGCTGATGAAATCCCAGAAGGTCTTTTTACTCCTGATAACTTTCAAGCACTGCTTGAGTGCTGGATCAATTCTGGTGAAGAGGTTCTGAGAAAGTGCTTTGAGACAACAGCAGTGAACACACTGTTCTGTTCCAAGACACAGCAGAAGCAGATGCTGGAGATCTGCAAGAGCTGCATTTGGGAAGAGACCCTCAGGGAGGTGAGGGACTCTCACTTCTTTTCCATCATCACTGATGGTGTGGTGGACATCTCGGGGGAAGAGCACCTGCCTGTGTTGGTGAGGTTTGCCGATGAAGCTCACAACCTGAGAGAGGTATTTGTAGGCTTCATGCCTTATGAAGCTGATGCAAAAATTTTGGCTGTGAAATTTCACACTACAATAACTGAGAAATGGGGATTAAACATGGAGTACTGTCGTGGCCAGGCTTACATTGTGTCTAGTGGATTTTCATCCAAAATGAAAGTTGTTGCTTCTAGACTTTTAGAGAAATATCCCCAAGCTATCTACACACTCTGCTCTTCCTGTGCCTTAAATATGTGGTTGGCAAAATCAGTGCCTGTTATGGGAGTATCTGTCGCATTAGGAACAATTGAggaagtttgttctttttttcatcGATCACCACAACTGCTTTTAGAGCTTGAAAATGTAATTTCTGTCCTCTTTCAGAACAATGAAGAAAGGGGCAAAGAACTGAAGGAAATTTGCCATTCTCGGTGGATTGGCAGGCATGATGCTTTTGAAATCTTAGTGGACCTCCTACAAGCACTTGTTTTATGTGTAGATGGTATAAATAGTGATACAAATGTTAGATGGAATAACTACATAGCTGGCCGAGCATTTGTCCTCTGTAGTGTGAtaacagatttttatttcatcattacCATTGttgttcttaaaaatgttttatcttttacaAGAGCCTTTGGGAAAAATCTTCAGGGGCAAATCTCTAATGTCTTTTTTGCAGCCAGTAGCTTGACTGCAGTGTTACATTCTCTAAATGAAGTGATGGAAAATATAGAAGTTTATCATGAATTTTGGTTTGAGGAAGGCACAAATTTGGCAACCAAACTTTTCCATCATCAGATGGAAACTCCCAGGGAAATTTCACTTGATATTCAGATGAAACTCCCAGGGAAATTTCACAGAGCTCAGCACAGTAACCTGGAATCTCAGCTAACCTCTGAGAGTTACTATAAAGAAACTCTAAGTGTTCCAACTGTGGAACACATTATTCAGGAACTGAAAGATATATTCTCAGGACAGGACCTCAAAGCTCTTAAGTGCTTATCCCTGGTATCCTCTGTCATGGGACAGCTCAAATCCAATACATCAGAGGAGCACCATACTGACATGTACCGAAGTGACTTACCTAATCCTGACACACTCTCTGCTGAGCTGCATTGTTGGAGAATCAAATGGAAACACAGAGGGAAAGATATAGAACTTCCATCCACTATTTATGAAGCCCTTCATCTACCAACATCAAGTTTTTTCCTAATGTTTATGCATTGCTGAAGATCCTATGTATTCTTCCTGTGATGAAAGTTGAGAATGAACTCTATGAAAATGGGCAAAAGCGTCTCAAAGCATACTTGAGGAACACTTTGACAGATCAAAGGTCAAGTAACTTGGCTTTGCTTAACATAAATTTTGATATAAAACACGATTTGGATTTAATGGTGGATAAATATATCAAACTCTATACAAGTAAGTCAGAGCTTCCTACAGATAATTCAAAAACCATTGAAAATACCTAAGAGACTTTTAATCTAAACTTTCTCTTATatttgatatttgaaaaaaaacttgtaagaaatttaaaaatatcttacagaaaagttgtaagGGTAGGTCACTTAATCACTAAATATCTTGACCTGTAGGCCTCCCATTGAGTACATTAGTCATTGATAATCTGCCTGTTTAAATGGCCTGTTCGAATGCCCATGCTTTGGAGACCTAACTGTTCTTCCAGAAGATAGCACTGAAAGTACCATATTACAGTTTTATGTGATCTCTGCTAATGGCACTTTGGAATTGTTTTAGCTAAGTGATTTTAGACATTATGTTTATCACTGTGGATCAAATTGTCAGGTATTAAGTTATCagatctttgaaaaaataaaattagaggagGTATGGGAGGAAGGAATGCATTTTGTAAAAGTTACAGTGAAGCTCATGACTAACTTTTTGAATAGTAGGAGTTATAAGTATGCTATTAAAAATCTGTAAAGGACAGTTAAGAAAATTATCAGACTATAAGAGAAACGTGTAAGCTTGTCAAACAAGGATTTCAGTgtagattttctctttatcaaaTGAAGTTAAAGCAACAAGTTAAAATTTGAATGGAAGAGCCTGCCAttgttgttccacatctggttatTGCTGTTTAcattcctttattgagcctacaTCTTCGTAAGCTTTTTGGCAGGTATATGTTGAACACTTCAGTTTCATGGTCAAGAAAGGATCAGAGGCCATGTATACTGACAActgatttgtctgttttcttctgtctttttccgTGACTGTATCTACTGCCTCATCTTGATTTATAAGCAAAACCTAGAAAGcctacaaaaataaatgttttgtagtttatctaagaataatacagaaaatattgCTGTTATTTTTGGTGAAGAAAATCAATTTTGTATAGTTTATTTCAAcctaaataaaatgtgaattttgcataaaaatttttttaaaaagcgttTGAGCATCAAATGATGCTAACAATAGATTAAAGAGATGATTAGTGAAGGGGGAGAAAATGTATGCTGATCACGTAGCTTAGAAATGGTTAATAGTGagactatataaagaactcctacaactcaacaacaaatacagaaacaacccaattaaaaaattaggaaagagATTAAACAATTCTCCTAGGAAGATACACAAATGTCCATTAAGCCACTGAAAAGATGCTCCTCACTAATTATGAGGGAATGCAAATCAAGATCACAATGAAATATTGCTTCATATCTATTGTtttccagtcgctcagttgtgtccgactctttgaactccatggactgcagcacgccaggtttccctgttcttcaccatctcccatctcatcctctattgtgcccttcttctcctgcgttcaatctttcccagcatctgggtcttttctaaagagtcagctcttcgcatcaggtggccagagtattggagcgtcagcttcagcatcagtccttccaatgaatattcagtcactgtttccattgtttccccatctatatgccatgaagtgatgggactggatgggactggatgccatgatctttgttttttgaatgttgagttttaagccagctttttctctcttctctttcactttcaacaagaggctctttagttcctctttcctttctgccacaagggtggtgccatctgcatatctgaggttattgatatttctcctggcaatcttgattccagtttttgcttcatccagcctggcattttgcatactgtattctgcatgtaagttaaataagcaaggtgacaatatacagccttgacatactcctttcccaattttgaagcagtccattgttccatgtccagttctaactattgcttcttgacctgcatacaggtttctcaggaggcaggtaaggtggtctgttatttctatctctttactaattccccacagtttgttgtgatccacacactcaaacacttttggtgtagtcaatgaaacagaagtagatgcttttctggaattctcttcttttttctatgattcaatgaatgttggcagtttgatctctggttcctctgccttttctaaatccagcttgaacatctgcaagttcacagttcatgtccTATTGAAGGCTAGCTTGGAGAaatctgagcattactttgctagcttgtgaaatgcatgcaactgtgtggtaatttgaacattctttgggactggaatgaaaactggtttTTCTAGTCCTGtcaccactgttgagttttcccaatttactggcatattgagtacagcacatCCATTATGATGActtttaaacaaaaagcaaatgagaagtGTTGACAGGGATGTGGAAGAATAGAAACTTTTGTGCATTAATGAAGGGAATGTAAAATtatgcagctgctgtggaaaataaTATGTCAGTTCCCCccaaaaagttattttatgatatgatccagcaattccacttctatatACTCAGAATTGAAACCAGGGACTTGAAAAGATGTTTGTAAAACCATGTTCAtaacaacattattcacaatagtagAAAGGTATAAGGAAAACATCAATAGAACAGGAATAAATAGTTGTAAACCATTTATCTGATAATGGATTAATAGCCAAAACATATAAAggactcctacaactcaatagcatAAATACAAATAATCTGATTAAAACATGGGCAAAGACTTGAATCTTGTCTGgtgaagacatacaaatggccaacaggtatatgaaaaagaGCTTGGCATCACTAACTTTCAGGGAAggtcaaaacaacaatgaaatatcatctgacatctgttagaatgactatgaatttttttaaagaaaaatcaaaatcacagtgagataccactttatattccttaggatggctattattttttttaaaaggcaaaaggtAAGTGTTTGTCATGTTGTGGAGAAATTgtgttgggaatgcaaaatggtacaacttCTGTAGAAAATAGTGTGgggttttctcaaaaaattaacagtagaattaccatatgaatCAACAATCTCACTTCTaagtatatatccaagagaattTAAATCAGGATCTAGAGAGATGTATTCAtgcttattgcagcattatttgcaatagccaagatatgaaaacaaccaaaatgtttATTGACAAGTGAATGGACAAGGGgagtatatacatacacagtatgtcattctttcttaaaatggaagaaaatcctATCAaattcaacaacatggatgagcctgggGGACATTCTAAGTGAAATGcaccagtcacaaaaggacaaatactgcatcaTTCCACTTAAAGGAGGTCTATAAAATATTCAGACTCAGAGAGAGTAAAACGATAGATGCAGGGGCAAAGTAAAACCAAGGAATTGCTGTTCAGAGGGCATAAAACTCCATTTATGCAATATAAATAATTTCTAGAGGCCTATTATCTCTAGACTGCACTTGTTAATAATAATGCATACTTAAACATTTAACAGGTTAGACCTCATGTGAAGTGTTTTTaccataataatatatattttaaactacacaaaaatgaaaatacaactcatcaaaatttgtgagatacagaaaaagcagtGTTTAGAGGGAAAATTATAGCACTgagttagaaaagaaaattttagctATTGCTTCATTAGAAAAGAAGTAgctaaaatcaataatctaatCTTCTACTTCagtaaactagaaaaataagggcaaattaaattcaatataagcagagtaaaataaataatcaattttagaacTATAAGGATTTCTATCATCACCACTCCTAGCCAATATCATACTGGAATCCCTAGAtagtaagacaagaaaaagaaagaaaagtatacagttgggaggaaagaaagaaaacaatttcccCAAAATTATAGGACACTTTCTGTAGAAAAATGTCAGAAAATCATCAAATATCTCCCCAAACTAATAAGCAATCACAAGAATGTTTCAAATGCAAGTCAAATATATAAATGTCAGTTCCTTTGTGATAGACCAGCTATGAACaactcaaatttatttatttatttatttttcttccatttatttttaatagttgaaggctaattactttacaatattgtagtggtttttgtgatacattgacatgaatcagccatggatttacatgtgttccccatcctgaatccccctcccacctccctccccatcccatccctctgggtcatcccagtgcaccagccctgagcacttgtctcatgcatccaaacctggactggcgatctgtttcatacttgatagtatacatgtttcagtgctgttctctcagatcatcccaccctcgccttctcccatagagtccaaaagtgtgttctatacatctatgtctctttttctctcttgcatatagggttatcactaccatctttctaaattccatatatatatgcattaatattctgtattggtgtttatctttctggcttacttcactctgtataacgggctccagtttcatccatctcattagaactgattcaaatgaattctttttaatggctgagtaatat
Protein-coding sequences here:
- the LOC122435257 gene encoding LOW QUALITY PROTEIN: 52 kDa repressor of the inhibitor of the protein kinase-like (The sequence of the model RefSeq protein was modified relative to this genomic sequence to represent the inferred CDS: inserted 1 base in 1 codon; substituted 1 base at 1 genomic stop codon), translated to MPNFCAAPNCTRKSMQSDLAFFRFPRDPARCQKWVENCRRADLEDKTPDQLNKHYRLCAKHFETSKICRTSPYRTVLRDNAIPTIFDLTSHLNNPHSRHRKXIKELSEDEIRTLKQKKNDETSEQEPKHKKVNNSNAQNPSAEEGGEEQDEDILPLTLEEKENKEYLKSLFEILILMGKQKIALDGHEADEIPEGLFTPDNFQALLECWINSGEEVLRKCFETTAVNTLFCSKTQQKQMLEICKSCIWEETLREVRDSHFFSIITDGVVDISGEEHLPVLVRFADEAHNLREVFVGFMPYEADAKILAVKFHTTITEKWGLNMEYCRGQAYIVSSGFSSKMKVVASRLLEKYPQAIYTLCSSCALNMWLAKSVPVMGVSVALGTIEEVCSFFHRSPQLLLELENVISVLFQNNEERGKELKEICHSRWIGRHDAFEILVDLLQALVLCVDGINSDTNVRWNNYIAGRAFVLCSVITDFYFIITIVVLKNVLSFTRAFGKNLQGQISNVFFAASSLTAVLHSLNEVMENIEVYHEFWFEEGTNLATKLFHHQMETPREISLDIQMKLPGKFHRAQHSNLESQLTSESYYKETLSVPTVEHIIQELKDIFSGQDLKALKCLSLVSSVMGQLKSNTSEEHHTDMYRSDLPNPDTLSAELHCWRIKWKHRGKDIELPSTIYEALHLPXIKFFPNVYALLKILCILPVMKVENELYENGQKRLKAYLRNTLTDQRSSNLALLNINFDIKHDLDLMVDKYIKLYTSKSELPTDNSKTIENT